A genomic segment from Gemmatimonadota bacterium encodes:
- a CDS encoding HEAT repeat domain-containing protein, giving the protein MHRSLYPLSLLLATALHAQTPVRPTRPAPTPAPAPRAATVISTEPFTLRYELDHALALSSDAYTSIEGLRSYSLSNSISSALAYADARYSFNDLAPISYSYSFDSFRESPRASWAPDDPADSVYRAAREQLNRGDYRRAAASFAEITRKFPSSVYAVDAPYYQAFALYRIGGTPELQEALSVLANFQPQENQRKAPVNYSGNGPNPVTTVNWRSSTSRGDADALAARIAGVLQSRGMGDNAAVKKALSARGDACDREEQSVRAEALSALMQSDAAAARQMATKILARRDECSVQIRRSALFLVGNQNDEAATATIVGVARNDPSMDIRTEAVTWLGRLPGDAALTALEEMVRSDTGRIQRVAASVLASSSNPRARNAMRGLIEKNDAPESLRMAAIDGLRGDRMTTEDAAWLRSIYPKMTSARVKERIVYSLSRVGGDANVTWLTNISRNEDEPIDARRRIIAVLGETMDIAALARLYDASAQGGVRETLIQALANRKEPAAVDKLIDIARNGTDPGMRRMAISVLARSKDPRANKLLLELLDK; this is encoded by the coding sequence ATGCATCGCTCCCTGTACCCGCTGTCGTTGCTGCTCGCGACCGCTCTGCACGCTCAGACGCCGGTGCGTCCGACCCGGCCAGCGCCGACCCCGGCCCCGGCGCCGCGTGCCGCAACGGTGATTTCCACCGAACCGTTCACGCTGCGCTACGAGCTCGATCACGCCCTTGCGCTGTCGAGCGATGCATACACCTCGATCGAGGGGCTGCGGAGCTACTCGCTCTCCAACAGCATCAGCAGCGCGCTTGCGTATGCCGACGCGAGGTATTCGTTCAACGATCTCGCGCCGATCTCGTACAGCTACTCGTTCGATTCCTTTCGTGAATCGCCGCGCGCGTCGTGGGCGCCGGATGATCCGGCCGACTCGGTGTACCGGGCAGCACGCGAACAGCTCAATCGCGGTGACTACCGGCGGGCGGCCGCGTCCTTCGCCGAGATCACCCGGAAGTTCCCGTCGTCGGTCTATGCGGTGGATGCACCGTACTACCAGGCCTTTGCGCTGTACCGGATTGGCGGCACCCCGGAGCTGCAGGAAGCGCTGAGCGTTCTGGCGAATTTCCAGCCGCAGGAGAATCAGCGGAAGGCACCCGTCAACTACAGCGGCAACGGGCCGAATCCAGTGACCACCGTGAACTGGCGTTCCTCCACCTCGCGCGGTGATGCCGATGCACTTGCCGCGCGCATTGCTGGCGTACTGCAGAGCCGCGGCATGGGTGACAACGCGGCGGTCAAGAAGGCCCTCAGCGCTCGCGGCGATGCCTGCGATCGCGAGGAGCAGTCGGTCCGGGCCGAGGCATTGAGCGCCCTGATGCAGAGCGATGCCGCCGCCGCGCGGCAGATGGCGACGAAGATTCTCGCGCGCCGTGATGAATGTTCGGTACAGATCCGCCGGTCGGCGCTCTTCCTCGTGGGTAACCAGAACGATGAAGCTGCCACCGCGACGATCGTGGGTGTTGCCCGCAACGACCCCTCGATGGATATCCGCACCGAGGCGGTGACCTGGCTCGGCCGGTTGCCTGGCGATGCGGCGCTCACGGCGCTTGAAGAGATGGTGCGCAGCGATACCGGTCGGATCCAGCGCGTCGCGGCGAGTGTGCTTGCCTCCAGTTCCAATCCGCGGGCGCGAAACGCGATGCGCGGCCTGATCGAAAAGAATGACGCGCCGGAGTCGCTCCGGATGGCGGCCATCGACGGGTTGCGTGGAGACCGGATGACGACCGAGGATGCTGCGTGGCTGCGGTCCATCTACCCGAAGATGACCAGCGCTCGGGTCAAGGAACGGATCGTGTATTCGCTGAGCCGGGTTGGCGGCGACGCCAACGTGACCTGGCTCACGAACATCAGCCGCAATGAGGACGAACCGATCGATGCCCGGCGCCGGATCATCGCGGTGCTCGGCGAAACGATGGATATCGCAGCGCTCGCCAGGCTCTATGATGCCTCGGCGCAGGGCGGGGTCCGCGAGACGCTGATCCAGGCGCTCGCCAACCGCAAAGAGCCGGCGGCGGTGGACAAGCTCATCGACATCGCCCGGAACGGGACCGATCCGGGGATGCGCCGGATGGCGATCTCGGTGCTCGCCCGCAGCAAGGATCCCCGCGCCAACAAACTCCTGCTGGAGCTCCTCGACAAGTGA
- a CDS encoding UPF0147 family protein, with product MNTSLRFLGLAAIAAAIAPAAGAQTLERRVAGAADGPVQFHFAARDGVCGNGRNFMRAEDGGYYMSYNNDGNGRDACAVGPVRVVVARAGKEIVKIETYAGPLANDPEGGADLGAVSTREAAAYLLGLAGTLEGRPARDAMLPAMLADSTQVTSTLLALAKDQSRPRDVRRSAISWLSRRREESGGVGAAGVARALDQLVRDRNENESIRTAALTTVSGLDRGEGIPTLVTYAGDADSWLAKQAFSSLARSGDPRARQFVRAAIKRTDLTEESRVTAIQGIGGEQATGSDIRLLRDLYPSLNSDRERDAVLSSVANAGGNDNATWLLAIAKSPTEPANRRKRAVSLLSRSDDPRVKDALKELIER from the coding sequence GTGAACACTTCTCTCCGCTTCCTGGGGCTGGCCGCGATCGCTGCGGCCATTGCCCCTGCCGCAGGCGCGCAGACGCTCGAGCGTCGCGTCGCCGGTGCGGCCGACGGGCCGGTCCAGTTTCACTTCGCAGCGCGTGACGGTGTCTGTGGCAACGGCCGGAACTTCATGCGCGCCGAAGATGGCGGCTACTACATGTCGTACAACAACGACGGCAATGGCCGCGATGCCTGCGCCGTGGGGCCAGTCCGCGTAGTCGTGGCGCGGGCTGGCAAGGAAATCGTCAAGATCGAGACCTACGCTGGCCCGCTGGCAAACGACCCGGAGGGCGGCGCCGACCTGGGCGCCGTTTCCACGCGCGAAGCGGCGGCATATCTGCTCGGCCTGGCTGGAACACTGGAAGGGCGGCCGGCGCGCGACGCGATGCTCCCGGCGATGCTCGCCGACAGTACCCAGGTCACCAGTACGCTCCTGGCGCTGGCCAAGGACCAGTCACGGCCCCGCGATGTGCGTCGCAGCGCAATCTCCTGGCTGTCGCGCCGGCGGGAGGAGTCTGGCGGTGTCGGTGCAGCTGGTGTGGCGCGGGCGCTCGATCAGCTGGTCCGCGACCGGAACGAAAACGAATCGATCCGCACCGCGGCACTCACCACCGTGTCAGGTCTCGATCGTGGTGAAGGAATCCCGACGCTTGTGACCTACGCCGGCGATGCGGACAGCTGGCTTGCCAAGCAGGCCTTCAGCTCGCTCGCGCGGAGTGGCGATCCGCGAGCCCGGCAGTTCGTCCGTGCGGCGATCAAGCGGACGGACCTGACGGAGGAGAGCAGGGTCACGGCGATCCAGGGGATCGGCGGCGAGCAGGCCACTGGCTCGGATATCAGGCTGCTGCGCGACCTCTATCCATCGCTCAACAGCGACCGGGAGCGGGACGCCGTGCTCTCGTCGGTGGCCAATGCTGGCGGCAACGACAATGCGACGTGGCTGCTGGCGATCGCGAAGTCGCCCACCGAGCCGGCCAATCGACGGAAGCGGGCGGTGTCCTTGCTCTCGCGCTCGGACGACCCGCGGGTCAAGGACGCGCTCAAGGAGCTGATCGAGCGCTGA